A segment of the Corylus avellana chromosome ca2, CavTom2PMs-1.0 genome:
tcttttttcttttttcctgttaTTATTAGGTGCCACTCAAAAAACCAAGTTGTGAGTCTTTGGATTTTGATGGATAAGTTTATGGTGGTGTAACATAGgcacaaaaaaagagaaattggtTCCTGAAACTTGTTTTCTGAACTGGGTTTCTTATAGGTATGGTGGTTGAGCTTTGCTTGATGGCTTCTCATGGGTACCCTTCAGGGCTTGTTTTGCACCAAGAGCAAGGTAGAGTCCTCAAGGTATGGCACAAGTCCATTCtaacttgattatttgattttgttgggtttgtttgattttggttgcCGCCATGTTAAGTCTTTGATACTTGTTTTATTGTGTTTGTGTTAGGAATTGGATGATCAGCCTGCTTACTGTTTGATTTTAATGGGTTTGGTGACCTGGGTTGTGGAAATACGTTTTAATTTTTAGTGGGTTTTATTGGGATTCATGTTTTAAAGatagtttgttttgtttcatgtatgtgcTAATCCAGCTTGGTTTATTGAGCTTATGTTTCAGGTGGGTTTTATTGGGTTCACATCTTGTAGCGTTTAGGTTGTGGATCTATGCGATAGTTCTACCGGTTTTGATGGGATTCTGATTGGGTTTTCCTTTATTTGTTTAGATTGCTGATTGGCATTCACCTATTTGAGAAAAATTACAGGTCAAATTGTTTGCTTATAATTTGAATTTTAGTTCTTTGCGGTATCGGCGATGCTGATGCATTTCTGATGATAATTCTAATTTGGTTCAAGTTCTTGTTTTAGTGACTTAGGTATAAATTCAAGTCAATTTATTGTTAACGTGTTTTAACACAATTGGATAATAAATTACTTTGTTATGGCTTAATTATGTAGTAGCTTGTGTTGAACTGTCAATTCACATGGTCAAATGATAATTGAGGTGATTATTAGCTGGTTTGATGATTTAAGAACTCTATTTCGCATGTAATTCACTTATTTAGTGCTAACATGAAGACTGAGCTTTTCTCCCTTTCTTATGTGAACTGTGCTAATGAATTCTGCCGTTCCTGAAATTGAGTTTCCTTTTGTTTAATGCCTGACTCTGTCATTTGGTTGTAACTCTAAATTTGGCTTTTTTGGGTAGTTCTTCATATCTCTATTCAgttttttgaagtttgagattGTGACTTCTAATTAGATTGCTATTCTGTATTGTTACATTAATTTGTGTTCATTTTGACTTTCATGTTTTCAGTTGATGAAATCTTCTAAAACACTTTCAACAGGACATTAGTTTTGTGTCATTGGCCTCCTATGTGTTTTTGTATCTTAATTTAATAGCCTCCAGAATAGCTTTCAAAGGTTTTGTTACTGTTAGTAATGTTTTGCTTGTTATTGCAATTGGATTGCTACACCTTAGGATTGATAAAAATTTGAGCATCTAATTCCTACTTTTATTGTTGCTCAATTCTGTTGTTTGCTTGATTGGATTGACAAGTTTGCTTTTCACTGCCTGCGTCTATACTATGGCATGTCCCATGATTAGTTGTTTCCTTTGAAAACtgatttcttttaaatattgttCAATGCAGGATTCTCAACATCTTTTGCCAAGTTCTGGAGCTGGACATGAGATAATAAGCTCAAGATCACTTACTTTGAGGCCACATCAGTATGAGGAGCCGTGGAAACCCATAAGTGGGTTGTCCAAGTCTAGTCACTTTGTCCAGCTTGACTCGACTGTTAAAAAGCCTGTTCTCATTGACGTGCAAGGTTTGCCAATCATTTTTTGGATGCTATGTTTGTTTGAAGATCATTTCCCTTTAGTGATTGAGGTCATTATTACTAATCATTTAATAAAGGGATGTCTGAAGatatatgaaatgaaattaGTAAATCGTGCTTTGTGTTGCTGTTGATTTATTTTTGActctattcatctcattttttagttgtagcatgtaaaaaaaaatgtttggtggACCTCTCGTTCCATTGGATATTGAAGGAAGGCTAATTTCATCcaagagaaacaatgaaaagaattttttttgcaaactGTGTGGCCATTCACATGAAGCTGTGGAGTCATACTAGTTTCAGTTTATCCTTTAAAGCAGACCTAGTTTGCAATCATTCCCTTTTCTGTTTTTGCAAACATATGCTGTCATTGGCACCCgtacccaaaaagaaaaaaagaaaaagaaaaagaaaactctaCATGGGTAGCATTCAGCAAacatctttttctattttatattggaCTAATTGCCTTTTGAGGAATGCTATTTTGCAATCTTGCCCCTCGTGAAGAACTTCCTATTGTAAGAAATGCTGTCAAATGCAACCCTATAGATTTAGTTGTTTATAAATGTACCCTGGGCTTTTGATGACATCtcaattttgtttgttaaattgtTTTTTCCTTGGCCATATTGAGTAGAATATTGGGCTCTTGTATATGGAGTGTGTCTatgtttgcattttttttgtctgtGCATGTGTGAGAATAAGCACAAGCAGAGCAAGGCAATAAATCCagtgattaaaaataaaaaagtaaaaaaattagtattaatCAAAAGATGGGTCTGAATTGTTAAATGATATCCTTTATAATGGTAGGGCAATGGATAAAAGGCTGAAGGAAACTATGATTGGAGGTGGGGGCATAGCTGGTGACATGGTTTTTTAGCACTTTGTTTGTCTCTTGGTAGGATGACATGTAGAATGATTCACTGCTAATTACTCTTTGCTTTTCTCCATATTTGCTCTGTGCTGAAGTAATCTTATTTGCCTCAATTTTTTGAATGCAGATGATAACCCAGACTCAATACTGTTTAGCTTTGGCATTGCTGAGCAATGcacaaaacatgaaaaaatcTTGAATTTCCTCAAGTCCGGACCAAGTGAAGCAGAGAGAAGTGAACTAGATATGTCTTTGCTATCTGACTTGTTGGGGCTACAAGCATTGACAACTAATGTGTATCAACAGCCGTTTGCTCCTTCTCTTATTTATCCTAGTTGCAGACTTTATGCCCAGAAGCCTCACCTGGACTTTGTGGGAGATTTGGCCCGTAGTTCAAACGTTACGGTTCACCCTGATGGTCGGGTCGTATTCAAGGGTACTGAGGTGGAGGTGAAAGATCTACTTTCAGTTGTTTCTGAGTTTTACTTATCAAGAAACTCACCAAAGTGGAGAAAGCCGTCTATGTTGGTCCCACATTATAGTAGGTATGGGTGTCTAGACCTGTTTTGTTTTCAACCTGAATTATATGCAAGTTGATTTTACACGTATAATTTATGTGCATCTGGAgttttatgtttaaatttttgtggAGGGTTGTCTCAGTCCTTCtatcaagttttttatttttttattttttataaggtaTCAAAAGTCATTTTATATGAGCGTTCTTTTAACATTTTACTTGATCTCATGACTATTTTCAGTTAGCTTAGCATAtggtattaactaattaatttggTTTCTCAAATCTGCTGTGCACCTCTTGATTcgatatatttcatataatgacATTTATCaaatctatttttgtttttttgtttttttttttttaataaaaaaaaccctcacCACTTGGCTTGACTTTCTTAGCACTCTTTATTTTATGtcatttggtattttttttttaactccatTCCATTTTTGCTTGTCTATAGGCCTTTATTAGAGGGTCAAGTTTGTTTTATCTATGGAACTTTGGGCTGACTCTTTAGTATTGCTGAACCATTGACTCATATCAAGTCAATTCAAACTAATAAGTTGGTGAATTTAGAATGATGAGGAACATTTTATACTTTGATTACAATGAGCAGcagaaatgatgaaaatatcaGCATGAATTGTGTCATGCTTGAACCTATTCTAGTCCGCAACATTGTTCACCGATGTGGAGTGTGAAGTCAGAATTGACCGTTACTTAATTTGCATTGCCAATTCCTTTCCCCTATAAGTTCTGAACTAACACACATTCTAGTACCCAGAAGAAGTATGCTAGTTCTAGATTACTTGTTTTACTGAATTATATCTTGTTTGAACTCCTTGCTTAAACTGATATTGTTGAATGAATTTATGATGTTGCATTGAAGTTGACAGCAATGGGTTTCCAAtatgattttgaatttttatttatatttcaacCATTCcttattgtcattgtttttctTAAAGACCTGATTAGTCATTATATTATGCAGGCTGGACAGCAATGAAGCAGTGGTCAATGTTCATGGGTCTTCTTTGAAGCTTCAAGCAACAACTCTTGCCCCTTTGAAGAGGTATATGACAATGATCTAGTTTCTTTGGCTGAATTGGAtctattttctaaaaaatgttctcAAAAGCATGTTTTCAAGAACGAGAACAGTAAAATGTTTTGTGTCATTTTTCGATACCAAAAAATGTGTTTGGAAAGAactcaaaaattgttttcagaAAATAAGACACTGAAAACTTAATTGTTTTATGACAATTAGACGAAGTATTTAAAACAGTgataaccaataaaaaaatcctTGGTTATAAGCATTTTGTGCTAAACAGTTTCCGTTTAGCACAAAATGGTTTGAAGGAGTAGATCTCCGTATATTGGTTATGACAGAAATATTCAAACTCACCAGAGCATATTCACTTGGTAAGCTGCAGAATTGGCATAacaatctaaaacaaaaaaattgaacaaactATATTCTGGATCTGATCTTGTGGCCCCATTAAGCACGGTTCAGTGACCACTATATTAGCAATATGAAAAGGACTAGGGCCTTCATATATGACTGATTCCATGGATTAGAATGGTGTTCCTAATCAACATTCCATTGGTTGAGATTTTCGTCTTATTTGAATACCTGACACTGGTGATTCATATTTTATGCATGGATGCATTcattgctttgtttttttgtcaaaGATTACATTTCTCccaaaagtaaaattttcaGTTGTAATTGAATTTGTTGATGAGCACACACATGAACTTTCTTCCAGCTGTTTCCATGCTTAGATGTTTAACACTTTGATTTTGTTGTATGCTGTATGTCACATTCTTAACAGTCCTGAGAAAATAAAGGTCAAACCATcgccaaagaagaagaatagtAAGAAAGCAGGCAGAGAGAGGGATATGTACAAGAAGAACTATTTCCATGCATGTGAGAGCCTTCTATCATTAATGGTTAACAAGAAGTGCCATCGAAAAACAGCAGTCCTTTCTCTAAAGAAATCTGGCCCAGAGCTTCCTGAGCTCCTGACCCAATTTTCTGCTGGAATTGCTGGGACCGGCCTTGCCGTACTTTTCTCTGTTGTCACCAAATTGGCTTGCGGGAGGGTACCATTCTGTGCTTCCAGACTGTTTAGCACCGGAGTTGGGTTTGGGCTGGTTTGGCTCTCATGGGCAGTGAATAAACTTCGAGACACCATCATCTATATCAGCAAGAATTCTGGGAAATTGGGTTTGAAGGAAGAGGAGATGGTAAGGAAAGTGGATAAGAGCGTGCATGAGATTTACTTTAGAGCTGCAGCTTTGATGGCTGTAGCGGTGTTGAAGTTTGCATGAGCATCAAGAGAAGAAATGAAATATAATTTCATGGTTTGGAGAAACAGTTTAACAGTGTGGTTGGTGACTGTAATTGTAAATGCCATAGTGAAGTTGGATGATGATCAGGCAGGCTCAAGTTCATTTGGCTTGCTCGAAATGAAACCCAACATTAACCTCTGTTCCACCTCATCACCACTCGGCTTGTTCCTGTAAGTTGATGTGCCACTAATAGGTTATAATTTTAACATTAGGAGGGTTACATTGTTAAGGACTGGAGCAGAACTTGTATAAAATGTACCATACATACAGTTTTGTGCATGCAATTAAGgggttttttgtattttgactTCTAAGTGATCTctctttttggtctttttcttttcccatagAATCAGTAGACCAAGTCACTAATGTGTTTTGTCCAGTTAACAATGCTACAGTATTAGCCTTTCTGTAGTGGACCTTTTCTGGATATCTCAACCAACTTTTGTGGAGTTGAGTACCCGCAAAACCTCTTCGGAGGCTTTGCTGAAAGTCATATTCACTTTGTTGAAGAAATTTGGGCATTTGATAAAGACTCGTTGATTTTGTTGAAGAAATTTAAACATCTACTGTGCTCATTGCTGTGGACGGATTCCGATCCCACGCAATGAGACAGCGAGAGCTTGCCCAAACCCCGTTGGCTGTGGTCCTTGAGATGATGGAATAGTCAGCAATGCAGCAGGAAGCTTTTGCAGGCTATATGATTTCATTACTACAACCAAGTAGCAGCTTGATCTGCCTGGTGGTTTATGTTACTTCATTAGCGGAACATGCACATCTCTGAATTAGCAACTCTTGGGCAATTATACAGGATCAAAGTTTTCTTTCGTTAAATTGTAGCTACAAATGACTTGTGGTGATGGAAGAAACAGTGGGTAGCAGCCTCTTACAAGCCAGTATCGTTAAACAGATAAAAGTGGATTCCCAAGGCCGATTACTATTTTCCAATCTCCATGGTTTACAATCGCTGGCATAAATGCAACTTTCACTTAAAATGCATATTACTCTTGAATCAACTTGG
Coding sequences within it:
- the LOC132172326 gene encoding uncharacterized protein LOC132172326; its protein translation is MVVELCLMASHGYPSGLVLHQEQGRVLKDSQHLLPSSGAGHEIISSRSLTLRPHQYEEPWKPISGLSKSSHFVQLDSTVKKPVLIDVQDDNPDSILFSFGIAEQCTKHEKILNFLKSGPSEAERSELDMSLLSDLLGLQALTTNVYQQPFAPSLIYPSCRLYAQKPHLDFVGDLARSSNVTVHPDGRVVFKGTEVEVKDLLSVVSEFYLSRNSPKWRKPSMLVPHYSRLDSNEAVVNVHGSSLKLQATTLAPLKSPEKIKVKPSPKKKNSKKAGRERDMYKKNYFHACESLLSLMVNKKCHRKTAVLSLKKSGPELPELLTQFSAGIAGTGLAVLFSVVTKLACGRVPFCASRLFSTGVGFGLVWLSWAVNKLRDTIIYISKNSGKLGLKEEEMVRKVDKSVHEIYFRAAALMAVAVLKFA